In Desulforegula conservatrix Mb1Pa, one genomic interval encodes:
- a CDS encoding HDOD domain-containing protein: MLKSEMLKKLERINDLPTLPAIAMEVNRMLQNDDVSIDSLCEVIEKDQAIVTKLLKLSNSAFFGLRFKVKNVREAAMLLGFSTVRNVVVSVSVIKSFCGIKSIEGLNIEDFWKHSISVAIIGKELAKQSELAQPDEAFLGGLLHDIGKIVMIQHFQEEFKDVWERLQVSNELFFQAEEDRQIAGHALIGGILAQKWKLPELMVHAIRYHEKPSVSCSDYNLVLIVHMANMLANALQTDGKVNKKFLVSIHKDAIAKMKPQTSNINSWYPSIRAEINEACEFFMEGR; the protein is encoded by the coding sequence ATGCTTAAATCAGAAATGCTAAAAAAACTTGAGCGCATTAATGACCTCCCTACTTTGCCGGCAATTGCCATGGAGGTGAATAGAATGCTCCAGAACGACGATGTTTCTATTGATTCTCTGTGCGAGGTCATCGAAAAGGATCAGGCAATAGTCACAAAACTTCTTAAATTATCGAATTCGGCATTTTTCGGACTCAGGTTCAAGGTTAAAAATGTCAGGGAAGCTGCGATGCTGTTGGGTTTCAGCACTGTGAGAAACGTGGTTGTTTCAGTTTCAGTAATTAAATCCTTTTGCGGGATAAAATCAATTGAAGGACTTAATATTGAAGATTTCTGGAAGCACTCAATATCTGTGGCAATAATAGGGAAAGAGCTGGCAAAACAGTCTGAGCTTGCCCAGCCTGATGAGGCATTTCTCGGAGGACTCCTGCATGATATAGGCAAGATAGTAATGATCCAGCATTTTCAGGAAGAATTCAAAGATGTATGGGAAAGACTCCAGGTTTCCAATGAACTGTTTTTTCAAGCTGAAGAAGATCGGCAGATAGCAGGACATGCTCTAATTGGGGGAATTCTTGCACAGAAATGGAAACTTCCGGAATTAATGGTTCATGCAATCCGTTACCATGAAAAACCATCTGTCTCTTGTTCGGATTACAATCTTGTGTTGATTGTCCATATGGCCAATATGCTTGCAAACGCCCTTCAGACAGACGGTAAAGTCAACAAAAAATTTCTTGTCAGCATACATAAAGATGCAATTGCTAAAATGAAGCCCCAAACCTCAAACATTAATTCATGGTATCCGTCGATCAGGGCAGAAATTAATGAAGCGTGTGAATTCTTTATGGAAGGGAGATAA
- a CDS encoding DUF6901 family protein translates to MKYALRVSKNIYASFRMNMQPFINYKFMLPKGQTESFNIIFDGEKYTTESCDTDVTPAWYRLDFKQCPNCSLSSHKTPLCPMMSTLGCAAARFSTIVSFETVDLLVTTEERTITKKTSVQRALSSLLGLLIAVSGCPHTVYFKPMARFHLPLATEDETVFRATGMYMIAQYLRKSEGLDAEFDLSGLKKIYENLRIVNMAVAARLREAAKADSLVNAVILLDLFAKAIPDIIDMKLEEMKPIFSPYLG, encoded by the coding sequence ATGAAATATGCGCTGAGAGTTTCAAAAAACATCTATGCAAGTTTCAGGATGAACATGCAGCCATTTATTAATTACAAATTTATGTTGCCAAAAGGCCAAACCGAGTCATTTAATATTATTTTTGACGGTGAAAAATACACTACAGAATCCTGCGACACTGATGTAACGCCTGCGTGGTATAGACTTGATTTCAAACAATGTCCAAACTGTTCTCTATCATCGCACAAAACTCCTTTATGCCCTATGATGTCTACATTAGGTTGCGCGGCCGCAAGATTCAGCACAATAGTGTCGTTCGAGACTGTGGATTTGCTTGTGACAACAGAAGAAAGAACTATAACAAAAAAGACAAGCGTTCAAAGAGCACTAAGTTCTCTTCTCGGACTTCTCATAGCAGTCAGCGGATGTCCTCACACTGTTTATTTCAAGCCCATGGCGAGGTTTCATCTGCCTCTTGCAACAGAGGATGAAACAGTATTCAGAGCTACTGGCATGTATATGATTGCCCAGTATCTAAGAAAATCGGAAGGTCTTGACGCTGAATTTGATTTATCAGGGCTAAAAAAAATTTATGAGAATTTAAGAATCGTCAATATGGCTGTTGCTGCAAGGCTAAGAGAGGCAGCAAAAGCAGACTCTCTTGTGAATGCTGTTATTCTGCTTGATCTTTTCGCAAAGGCAATTCCAGATATAATAGATATGAAGCTTGAGGAAATGAAACCTATTTTTTCTCCGTATCTTGGGTGA